Proteins from a single region of Terriglobus sp. TAA 43:
- a CDS encoding 6-carboxytetrahydropterin synthase: MIYLTRKADFSSAHFYRNPDWSEEKNLAVFGKCANANGHGHNYTLEVTVGGEVDPVTGFVVDLKLLKDILEEQVVSVYDHRHLNHEVPEFASTVPTTENIAVAIWRRLDGKIPNAKLHRVRVYEMDDLFADYYGEEA, translated from the coding sequence ATGATTTACCTGACACGCAAAGCCGATTTTTCTTCCGCGCACTTCTATCGCAACCCTGATTGGAGCGAGGAGAAGAACCTTGCTGTTTTTGGCAAGTGTGCCAATGCGAATGGGCATGGGCATAACTACACGCTGGAAGTGACGGTGGGTGGCGAGGTGGATCCAGTCACCGGGTTTGTGGTGGACCTGAAGCTGTTGAAAGACATTCTGGAAGAGCAGGTGGTCAGCGTGTATGACCATCGCCATCTGAATCACGAAGTGCCGGAGTTTGCGTCGACGGTGCCCACGACGGAGAATATTGCGGTGGCCATCTGGCGTCGGCTGGATGGGAAGATTCCGAATGCGAAGCTGCATCGCGTGCGCGTGTATGAGATGGATGACCTGTTTGCCGATTATTACGGCGAGGAGGCCTGA
- a CDS encoding glycosyltransferase family 2 protein — protein MIDDQDKTPDLTKPAPKFEFRFDGSPSAASARREAAASSKIVEDEPSTHALTVLIPARNEELNIGGCMESLLRQSEPGFELGKHWHLLVIDDSSTDETFAIASKLGEGRDGVQVLRAEPLKSQRKGFTGKNAALWLGAQQPVAQTAKWLLFTDADTLHEPNSLHRAIVEAERHDVALLSYSPKQINANLAQRAVMPLIFSELASTYPPKKVSDPSSPIAAANGQFLLVRRQVYFDVGGHKAVAAEVLEDVALAQKVKRRHAIRFRYAAEAVSARMYRTTAEMVEGWTKNLALLFRNPLFMAFIALLNFVLLLGLPLLPFVWPNLVYWQVLTIAILWLRVVVRYFGRVGRSNVPFVDRVLSIVALPLFALLLFRSWQKVKIARAVVWKGREYTT, from the coding sequence ATGATTGATGATCAGGACAAGACGCCGGATTTGACCAAACCGGCCCCGAAATTTGAGTTTCGCTTTGACGGTAGCCCTTCGGCCGCTTCGGCGCGGCGGGAGGCGGCTGCGTCCTCAAAGATTGTGGAAGATGAGCCTTCCACGCACGCGCTGACGGTGCTGATTCCGGCGCGGAATGAAGAGCTAAACATTGGCGGCTGCATGGAATCGCTGCTGAGGCAGAGTGAGCCGGGGTTTGAGCTGGGGAAGCACTGGCATCTGCTTGTGATCGATGACAGCTCGACCGATGAGACGTTTGCCATTGCGTCCAAGCTGGGGGAGGGGCGCGACGGCGTTCAGGTTCTTCGCGCCGAGCCGCTGAAGTCGCAGCGTAAGGGATTTACCGGGAAAAATGCGGCGTTGTGGCTGGGCGCGCAGCAGCCGGTGGCGCAGACGGCGAAGTGGCTGTTGTTTACGGATGCGGACACGCTGCATGAGCCGAACTCGCTGCACAGGGCCATTGTGGAGGCGGAGAGGCATGATGTGGCTCTACTGAGCTATTCGCCGAAGCAGATCAACGCGAATCTGGCGCAGCGCGCGGTGATGCCGCTGATCTTTTCGGAGCTTGCCAGTACGTATCCACCGAAGAAGGTGAGCGATCCTTCCAGCCCGATCGCGGCGGCGAATGGGCAGTTTCTGCTGGTGCGGCGACAGGTGTACTTTGACGTCGGCGGGCATAAGGCTGTTGCGGCCGAGGTGTTGGAAGACGTTGCGCTGGCGCAGAAGGTGAAGCGTCGGCATGCGATTCGTTTTCGTTATGCGGCGGAGGCGGTGTCGGCTCGGATGTACCGCACGACGGCGGAGATGGTGGAGGGTTGGACGAAGAACCTGGCTCTGCTGTTCCGCAATCCTCTGTTCATGGCGTTTATTGCTCTGTTGAACTTTGTGTTGCTGCTTGGGCTGCCGCTGCTGCCGTTTGTGTGGCCGAACCTGGTGTATTGGCAGGTTCTGACGATTGCGATTCTGTGGCTGCGGGTGGTGGTGCGGTACTTCGGGCGGGTGGGGCGGTCGAATGTGCCGTTTGTGGACCGCGTGCTGAGTATTGTGGCGCTGCCGCTGTTTGCGTTGTTGCTGTTCCGGTCATGGCAGAAGGTGAAGATTGCTCGGGCCGTGGTTTGGAAGGGGCGGGAGTACACGACTTAA
- a CDS encoding TlpA disulfide reductase family protein, translating into MRFRVASRSLILSASLLAPALFAGCNRGDHPQQIAEVAPDFTVHNGAQNIQLSKFRGKVVLLNFWATWCAPCIDELPSLQRLQALRPDIQVVAVSIDDDPDAYNKFLQQYSINLLSARDGTQGANLKYGSVRVPETFLIDRQGNIRRKFIGPQEWTNSEIMSYLDKI; encoded by the coding sequence GTGAGATTCCGCGTCGCCTCCCGTTCCCTGATTCTGTCCGCCAGCCTGCTGGCCCCTGCCCTTTTCGCGGGCTGCAACCGCGGCGACCATCCGCAGCAAATCGCAGAAGTAGCGCCTGATTTCACCGTCCACAACGGCGCGCAGAACATCCAGCTAAGCAAGTTCCGGGGCAAGGTCGTTCTGCTAAACTTCTGGGCCACATGGTGCGCGCCCTGCATCGACGAGCTACCCAGCCTCCAGCGCCTCCAAGCCCTGCGCCCGGACATCCAGGTGGTCGCCGTCTCCATCGACGACGACCCCGACGCCTACAACAAGTTTCTGCAGCAATACAGCATCAACCTGCTCAGCGCCCGCGACGGCACGCAGGGAGCCAACCTGAAATACGGCTCCGTCCGCGTACCGGAGACCTTCCTGATCGACCGCCAGGGCAACATCCGCCGCAAATTCATCGGCCCGCAAGAGTGGACCAACTCCGAGATCATGAGCTATCTCGACAAAATCTAA
- a CDS encoding ThuA domain-containing protein, with amino-acid sequence MIRPLAAVACLLFATCAIAQDSTALLKEKTVPSPGRPQSIKDGVQIQKSQLEDYVAMLDNLPLTAPAKPKQARKLLILCKAAGFFHSSIPLAAETVKTMGEKTGAYTATITYDSADINAANLANYDGIFLDSTTLEFLGDPKDPATDARKKALMDFVRSGHGIAGIHAAGDTYHTVPARDSGLKPEGTWPEFNKMIGGFFKFHWVYPQPVWVKIDDPKSPLTAMFHGREFEVHDEIYTFLQESFSRKNVHVLTSVDYSKMSAEDKAKEPAATKRTDGDYALSWIHREGKGRVFYEALGHSEHIYAMTPIMTHVLAGIQYTLGDLSADDAPSVK; translated from the coding sequence GTGATCCGTCCGCTTGCTGCTGTTGCCTGTCTGTTATTTGCCACCTGTGCCATTGCGCAGGATTCCACTGCGCTGTTGAAAGAGAAGACGGTGCCTAGCCCCGGGCGTCCGCAATCGATTAAGGATGGCGTGCAGATTCAGAAGTCGCAGTTAGAAGACTATGTTGCCATGCTGGATAACCTGCCGCTGACGGCTCCGGCAAAGCCGAAGCAGGCGCGCAAGCTGCTGATCCTGTGCAAGGCTGCGGGATTCTTTCATTCGTCGATTCCGCTGGCCGCGGAGACGGTGAAGACGATGGGCGAGAAGACGGGCGCTTATACCGCGACCATCACCTACGATTCTGCTGATATCAACGCCGCAAACCTGGCCAACTACGACGGCATTTTCCTGGACAGCACCACGCTGGAATTCCTGGGTGATCCGAAGGACCCGGCAACCGATGCACGTAAGAAGGCGTTGATGGATTTTGTGCGTAGCGGTCATGGCATTGCCGGCATTCATGCTGCGGGCGACACGTATCACACGGTACCGGCGCGCGATTCGGGGCTGAAGCCGGAGGGGACGTGGCCGGAGTTCAACAAGATGATTGGCGGCTTCTTCAAGTTTCACTGGGTGTATCCGCAGCCGGTGTGGGTGAAGATTGACGATCCGAAGAGCCCGCTGACGGCGATGTTCCATGGCCGCGAGTTTGAGGTGCACGACGAGATTTACACGTTCCTGCAGGAGTCGTTCAGCCGCAAGAATGTGCACGTGCTGACGAGTGTGGACTACTCGAAGATGTCGGCTGAGGACAAGGCGAAGGAGCCTGCTGCGACGAAGCGCACGGATGGCGACTATGCGTTGAGCTGGATTCATCGCGAAGGTAAGGGCCGCGTGTTCTACGAGGCGCTGGGGCATAGCGAACACATCTATGCCATGACGCCGATCATGACGCATGTGCTGGCGGGTATTCAGTACACGCTGGGTGATTTGTCTGCGGATGATGCGCCAAGTGTGAAATAG
- the glgX gene encoding glycogen debranching protein GlgX, with protein MNRTVLPGVPYPLGATSSSRGTNFAVYSENATGVSVCFFDEEDKQTDCIELKERTAFVWHGLVKGIKPGQRYGYRVEGPWEPEKGLRFNSAKLLCDPYAKALTGEVDWKAPIFPYDVISGDDLKKDDQDSAAGVPKSVVIDPKFDWGDDCPPQTLLADSVIYEVNVRGFSKQNPMVEEKLRGTYAALASEASINYFKMLGVTAVELLPVHHFIDEGHLIDRGLRDYWGYNTLSYFAPMSRFSSSGDTGGQVREFKEMVKRLHAAGIEVILDVVYNHTCEGNRLGPSLSMKGIDNTTYYRQVVDNPRYYMDYTGTGNTLNVMHPQVLMLVMDSLRYWVTEMHVDGFRFDLAATLARDQDGVSKLSSFFNVIHQDPILQSVKLIAEPWDVGEGGYQVGNFPVLWAEWNGRYRDTVRRFWKGDEGLLSDFAYRITGSSDLYQQDGRRPYASINFVTAHDGFTLTDLVSFNGKHNEANGDDNTDGADNNDSWNMGAEGPTDDAGINELRERQVRNFLATLVLSQGVPMICGGDEVGRSQRGNNNGYGQDNEITWYDWKLDPPRKRLMDFTTKLIQLRKNHPNLRRRKFFQDRTIRGSVVRDIAWFNSNGEEFHEEDWGAGWQRSLAFMLNGSTLGVTDEDGVPIKDNSFLFMVNAAADGVEFTLPPPPGDTPWHQVLDTQNVDDPFAESDIGDKVILGGRSFRVFCDGRPKLQ; from the coding sequence ATGAACCGAACTGTTCTTCCCGGCGTTCCCTATCCATTGGGAGCCACTTCTTCATCACGCGGCACAAATTTTGCGGTGTATTCCGAAAACGCAACTGGAGTCTCTGTTTGTTTTTTTGATGAGGAGGACAAACAGACTGATTGCATTGAACTAAAAGAACGCACAGCGTTTGTTTGGCATGGACTGGTGAAGGGGATTAAGCCAGGGCAGCGCTATGGCTATCGTGTGGAGGGTCCGTGGGAGCCTGAGAAGGGGCTGCGGTTCAACTCCGCGAAGCTGTTGTGCGATCCGTATGCCAAGGCGCTGACGGGCGAGGTGGATTGGAAGGCGCCGATCTTTCCGTATGACGTGATCAGCGGCGACGATCTGAAGAAAGATGATCAGGACTCTGCGGCGGGTGTGCCGAAGTCTGTGGTGATTGATCCGAAGTTTGATTGGGGGGATGATTGTCCTCCGCAGACGCTGCTTGCGGATTCAGTGATCTACGAGGTGAATGTCCGCGGATTTTCAAAACAGAATCCGATGGTGGAAGAGAAGCTGCGCGGGACGTATGCGGCGTTGGCATCAGAAGCGAGCATTAACTACTTCAAGATGTTGGGTGTTACGGCGGTGGAACTGCTGCCGGTACATCACTTCATTGATGAAGGCCACCTGATTGATCGTGGATTGCGCGATTATTGGGGCTACAACACGCTCAGCTATTTCGCTCCCATGTCACGCTTCAGTTCTTCTGGCGATACCGGCGGACAGGTGCGTGAGTTTAAGGAGATGGTGAAGAGGCTGCACGCGGCGGGCATCGAGGTGATCCTGGACGTGGTCTACAACCACACCTGCGAAGGCAATCGCCTGGGGCCATCGCTGAGTATGAAGGGAATTGATAACACCACGTATTACCGGCAAGTGGTAGATAATCCGCGGTATTACATGGATTACACCGGTACGGGCAACACCCTGAACGTGATGCATCCGCAGGTGTTGATGCTGGTGATGGACTCTCTCCGCTATTGGGTGACGGAGATGCATGTGGATGGTTTCCGCTTTGATCTTGCGGCTACGTTGGCACGTGATCAGGATGGCGTTTCGAAGCTGTCGAGCTTCTTCAACGTCATCCATCAGGACCCGATCTTGCAAAGCGTTAAGCTGATCGCGGAGCCGTGGGATGTGGGTGAGGGCGGCTACCAGGTTGGTAATTTCCCTGTGCTGTGGGCGGAGTGGAATGGTCGCTATCGCGATACGGTGCGCAGGTTCTGGAAGGGCGATGAAGGATTGCTGTCAGACTTCGCTTATCGCATTACGGGGTCGAGCGATCTGTATCAGCAGGATGGACGCAGGCCATATGCGTCGATCAACTTTGTTACCGCGCATGATGGCTTCACGTTGACAGACCTTGTCAGCTTCAATGGCAAGCACAACGAAGCCAACGGCGATGACAATACCGATGGCGCCGACAACAACGATAGCTGGAACATGGGCGCGGAAGGACCAACGGACGACGCAGGCATTAACGAATTGCGCGAGCGGCAGGTGCGCAATTTCCTGGCGACGCTGGTGTTGTCGCAGGGCGTGCCCATGATCTGCGGTGGCGATGAAGTGGGCCGTTCGCAACGTGGCAACAACAATGGTTACGGCCAGGACAACGAGATCACCTGGTACGACTGGAAGCTGGATCCTCCGCGGAAGCGGTTGATGGATTTCACCACGAAGCTGATTCAGTTGCGCAAGAATCATCCGAATCTGCGGCGCAGAAAGTTCTTTCAGGACCGTACGATTCGCGGTTCCGTGGTGCGTGACATTGCGTGGTTCAACTCGAACGGTGAGGAGTTTCATGAAGAGGACTGGGGCGCCGGATGGCAGCGTTCGCTGGCCTTTATGTTGAACGGCAGCACGTTAGGCGTGACTGACGAGGATGGCGTTCCGATCAAGGACAACAGCTTCCTGTTCATGGTGAATGCTGCGGCCGATGGAGTGGAGTTTACGTTGCCGCCGCCGCCGGGAGATACGCCGTGGCACCAGGTGCTGGATACGCAGAATGTGGATGATCCGTTTGCCGAGTCGGACATTGGAGACAAGGTGATTCTGGGCGGGCGTTCGTTCCGGGTATTCTGCGACGGCCGACCGAAGCTGCAATAG
- a CDS encoding DUF1080 domain-containing protein, with protein MRWIYTSVLVLTSATLMAQSPATPRPTGGPKPQAVPTDWNNHDGYTSLFDGNTLSGWAGDAKVWSVEDNAIVGQYKSPEGGRNPETFLILQGKEPADFDLRLEIKLQGVTADSGIQYRSYIAPPTPPRPGAPAMPQADPRYIVGGYQCDANFIGNYTGQVVDGRGRIIVASRSEVVHAETGKPMERIAVVGTREELGGYWHPNEWNQMEIVAHGHVLTHILNGHVMAVFIDDDTTKLREKGLLALQTAGSGTVKISFRNLWLKDLQ; from the coding sequence ATGCGTTGGATTTACACGTCTGTCCTCGTGCTCACTTCCGCAACTCTCATGGCGCAGTCACCAGCGACGCCGCGTCCCACAGGTGGACCAAAACCGCAGGCCGTTCCAACCGACTGGAATAATCACGACGGCTACACGTCGCTCTTCGACGGCAACACACTCAGCGGCTGGGCAGGCGACGCAAAGGTGTGGAGCGTGGAAGACAACGCCATCGTCGGCCAGTACAAGTCGCCGGAAGGCGGACGCAATCCCGAAACCTTCCTGATTCTTCAAGGCAAGGAACCTGCAGACTTCGACCTTCGACTTGAAATCAAGCTGCAAGGTGTCACAGCCGACAGCGGCATTCAATACCGCAGTTACATCGCACCGCCAACGCCGCCACGTCCCGGTGCACCTGCCATGCCTCAGGCCGATCCGCGCTACATCGTCGGCGGTTATCAATGCGATGCGAACTTCATCGGCAACTACACCGGACAAGTCGTCGATGGCCGCGGCCGCATCATCGTCGCATCACGCAGCGAAGTGGTTCACGCAGAAACAGGCAAGCCAATGGAACGCATCGCCGTCGTAGGCACCCGAGAAGAACTCGGTGGCTACTGGCATCCCAACGAGTGGAACCAGATGGAGATCGTCGCACACGGCCACGTCCTGACACATATTCTTAACGGCCACGTCATGGCCGTCTTCATTGACGACGACACAACAAAGCTCCGCGAGAAAGGCCTCCTCGCGCTGCAAACCGCAGGCTCAGGAACCGTCAAAATATCCTTCCGCAACTTGTGGCTGAAAGACCTGCAATAA
- a CDS encoding inositol-3-phosphate synthase — protein MEQAATQPKATDIAPAKGKLGVMMPGMGAVATTMIAGVEAVRRGMAKPVGSMAEMGTIRLGKRTEDHSPLIKDFVPLAGLDDLVFTGWDIFGGNLFDAAKTASVLDREQLEEMRPFLEGIEPMPAAFDQRYVKRLDPKKIKTGKNKCDLANQIRNDIAEFKSKSDRQVMIWTGSTEIFLKEKAVHQTLAAFEKGLVEDDEDIAPSMLYAWACLKEGVPFINGAPNLTCDIPALRELSKQAGAPIAGKDFKTGQTFIKTVLAPALKVRYLGLNGWYSTNILGNRDGEVLDDPDNFKTKEESKLGVLEYILQPDKHPDLYGDIFHKVRINYYPPRGDNKEGWDNIDLFGWMGYPMQLKVDFLCRDSILAAPLALDLCLFMDLAARTPSLKHLGIQEWLSFYFKAPDAAPGIHPEHDLFIQSMKLKNTLRHVMGEDLITHLGLEYYSE, from the coding sequence ATGGAGCAGGCAGCAACGCAGCCGAAGGCAACGGATATTGCACCCGCGAAGGGAAAACTGGGCGTGATGATGCCGGGGATGGGCGCGGTGGCCACGACGATGATTGCCGGTGTGGAAGCTGTGCGTCGCGGCATGGCGAAGCCCGTGGGATCGATGGCGGAGATGGGCACGATCCGGTTGGGGAAGCGCACGGAAGATCATTCGCCCCTGATCAAGGACTTTGTTCCGTTGGCGGGATTGGATGATCTTGTGTTTACGGGATGGGACATCTTTGGTGGCAATCTGTTCGATGCGGCGAAGACTGCGTCGGTGTTGGACCGTGAACAGTTGGAGGAGATGCGTCCGTTCCTGGAAGGCATTGAACCGATGCCTGCGGCGTTCGATCAGCGCTATGTGAAGCGCCTGGACCCGAAGAAGATTAAGACGGGGAAGAACAAGTGCGATCTTGCGAATCAGATTCGCAATGACATTGCGGAGTTCAAAAGCAAGAGCGATCGACAGGTGATGATTTGGACAGGATCGACCGAAATCTTTCTCAAGGAGAAGGCGGTGCATCAGACGCTGGCTGCGTTTGAAAAGGGATTGGTCGAAGATGACGAGGACATTGCACCGTCGATGCTGTATGCGTGGGCGTGTTTGAAAGAAGGCGTACCGTTCATCAACGGTGCTCCGAACCTGACGTGCGATATTCCTGCGTTGCGTGAGTTGTCGAAGCAGGCTGGCGCGCCGATTGCCGGTAAGGATTTTAAGACGGGGCAGACATTCATAAAGACTGTGCTGGCGCCTGCGTTGAAGGTTCGTTACCTGGGATTGAATGGGTGGTATTCGACGAACATCCTGGGCAATCGCGATGGGGAAGTGCTGGACGATCCGGATAACTTCAAGACGAAGGAAGAGTCGAAGCTGGGTGTGCTGGAATATATTCTGCAGCCGGATAAGCATCCTGACTTATATGGCGACATCTTCCATAAGGTGAGGATTAATTACTATCCTCCGCGCGGCGATAACAAGGAAGGTTGGGACAACATCGACCTCTTTGGATGGATGGGATATCCCATGCAGTTGAAGGTGGACTTCCTGTGCCGCGATTCAATTCTTGCTGCGCCGCTTGCGCTTGATCTGTGCCTGTTTATGGATCTGGCTGCGCGTACGCCGAGCCTGAAGCACCTGGGTATTCAGGAGTGGCTGAGCTTTTACTTCAAGGCTCCGGATGCTGCTCCTGGTATTCACCCTGAGCATGATCTGTTTATTCAGAGCATGAAGCTGAAGAACACGCTACGCCACGTTATGGGCGAGGACCTGATCACGCATCTTGGGCTTGAGTATTACTCGGAGTAA
- a CDS encoding non-canonical purine NTP pyrophosphatase, with product MILYVATSNAGKLRDFRTAATDTPGFDIQPLPGLADIPAPPEDEPTFEGNARIKAAYYSKFAPGHWVIADDSGLEVDALNGLPGVRSARYAADLNFPSTGNGIDADNNVALLHNLKDATSRTGRYRCALALATDGKVEAVAFGKLEGNILTAPQGERGFGYDPYFFAPELNGTMAEASDEDRLRVSHRGRALRALLRQWRAC from the coding sequence ATGATTCTGTATGTAGCCACATCCAACGCAGGCAAGCTTCGCGACTTCCGCACCGCCGCAACCGACACACCGGGCTTCGATATTCAGCCTCTGCCCGGCCTCGCAGACATCCCCGCGCCACCGGAAGACGAGCCCACGTTCGAAGGCAACGCACGCATCAAGGCTGCGTACTACTCAAAATTCGCGCCCGGACACTGGGTCATCGCAGACGACTCCGGTCTTGAAGTCGATGCACTCAACGGCCTCCCCGGCGTCCGCTCCGCACGCTACGCCGCCGACCTCAACTTCCCCTCCACAGGCAACGGCATCGACGCAGACAACAACGTTGCCCTACTGCACAACCTGAAAGACGCAACCAGCCGCACCGGCCGCTACCGTTGCGCACTCGCACTCGCAACCGACGGCAAAGTAGAAGCCGTTGCCTTCGGCAAACTCGAAGGCAACATCCTCACCGCACCACAAGGCGAACGCGGCTTCGGCTACGACCCATACTTCTTCGCGCCCGAACTTAACGGCACCATGGCAGAAGCCAGCGATGAAGATCGCCTCCGCGTAAGCCATCGCGGACGCGCACTCCGCGCTCTCTTACGACAGTGGCGAGCCTGCTGA
- a CDS encoding succinate dehydrogenase, whose translation MGSVARVAPPDNAHRKGVKPLRAGQGHSFLLRKLHSLTGIVPIGAFLIEHIISNLEIVHGPVAYAKQVLFLNSLPLVRVLEWAFIFIPLLFHAGYGVFIAVRGRSNVNVYPWAGNWMYVMQRVSGIIALLYIIQHLWFQRFSGVSLPEHPGLAYWKVQYELSNPWMVAVYVIGMIATCFHFSYGIWLFCAKWGITPGDDARRKLGYATTAFGVILCGLGLWSIAAIVSAPMVPAVEVIPAPADDSAPAVVPTYQVPAVQQQQYDSNGQPLQTSPLPSGANQ comes from the coding sequence ATGGGCTCAGTCGCACGGGTTGCACCACCCGATAACGCACACCGCAAGGGCGTGAAGCCGCTGCGCGCCGGTCAGGGACACTCGTTCCTGCTGCGCAAACTGCACTCGCTCACCGGCATCGTCCCCATTGGCGCGTTCCTGATCGAGCACATCATCTCGAACCTTGAGATCGTGCACGGCCCCGTCGCCTACGCCAAGCAGGTTCTCTTCCTCAACAGCCTGCCGCTCGTGCGCGTGCTGGAGTGGGCCTTCATCTTTATTCCGTTGCTCTTCCACGCGGGCTACGGCGTCTTCATCGCCGTCCGCGGACGCTCCAACGTGAATGTCTATCCGTGGGCCGGCAACTGGATGTACGTGATGCAGCGTGTCTCGGGCATCATTGCCCTGCTCTACATCATCCAGCACCTCTGGTTCCAGCGCTTCTCCGGCGTCAGCCTGCCGGAACATCCGGGCCTCGCGTACTGGAAGGTGCAGTACGAACTTTCCAACCCGTGGATGGTTGCGGTGTACGTCATCGGCATGATCGCCACCTGCTTCCACTTCTCGTACGGCATCTGGCTCTTCTGCGCCAAGTGGGGCATCACCCCCGGCGACGACGCACGCCGCAAGCTCGGCTATGCCACCACCGCATTTGGCGTCATCCTGTGCGGTCTGGGTCTGTGGAGCATCGCAGCCATCGTGTCAGCTCCCATGGTTCCGGCAGTGGAAGTGATCCCGGCACCCGCAGACGACTCAGCACCAGCAGTAGTGCCCACGTATCAGGTTCCAGCCGTGCAGCAGCAACAGTACGACAGCAACGGCCAACCGCTCCAGACAAGTCCACTCCCGTCTGGAGCCAATCAATAA
- the sdhA gene encoding succinate dehydrogenase flavoprotein subunit produces the protein MATTPRIIVVGGGLAGLSAVMKIAEAGGKVDLFSIVPVKRSHSVCAQGGINAAKNLKGEGDNVDKHFDDTVYGGDFLANQTPVKNMTAQGPAIIDLLDRMGVPFNRTPEGLLDFRRFGGTLYHRTAFAGATTGQQLLYALDEQVRRYESEGKVTKYEGWEFLSAVIDSTGVCRGICAMDLRTMEVRTFPADAIIICTGGNGAIFGKSTNSVVCTGSAQSALYQQGAYYSNGEFIQVHPTAIPGEDKLRLMSESARGEGGRVWVPRKKGDPRPAKTIPEADRYYFLEEKYPKYGNLVPRDIATREIHKIVYEQDLGIDGQPMVYLDVSHIDRATLEKKIEGILEIYEKFVGEDPHEVPMKIFPGVHYTMGGLWVDFNQQTNIPGIFAAGEADYSIHGANRLGANSLLSCIYGGFVAGPQAMTYAKSLPTQTGDGGHAAEKVRQMEYNNILLQNQGTENPFKLWRELGDTMTRHATIVRYNAGLKEADAKIVELLERYRNINLTDKSQWANTSFAFSRQLYNMLQLARVIVQGAEKRDESRGAHYKPDFPDRNDEQFLKSTMAAYDAKSDAPVITYEEVDTQWIKPRPRVYTSS, from the coding sequence ATGGCAACAACACCACGCATCATCGTCGTAGGCGGCGGTCTCGCCGGACTCTCCGCGGTCATGAAGATCGCAGAAGCCGGCGGCAAGGTCGACCTCTTCTCCATCGTCCCGGTTAAGCGCTCGCACTCCGTCTGCGCGCAGGGCGGCATCAACGCCGCCAAGAACCTCAAGGGCGAAGGCGACAACGTCGACAAGCACTTTGACGACACTGTCTACGGTGGCGACTTCCTCGCCAACCAGACGCCCGTAAAGAACATGACGGCGCAGGGCCCGGCCATCATTGATCTGCTTGATCGCATGGGCGTCCCGTTCAATCGCACGCCCGAAGGTCTGCTCGACTTCCGTCGCTTCGGCGGCACGCTCTATCACCGCACCGCCTTCGCCGGAGCCACCACCGGCCAGCAGCTTCTTTACGCGCTGGACGAACAGGTGCGCCGCTACGAATCCGAAGGCAAGGTCACCAAGTACGAGGGCTGGGAGTTCCTCTCCGCCGTCATCGACAGCACCGGCGTATGCCGTGGCATCTGCGCCATGGACCTGCGCACCATGGAAGTCCGCACCTTCCCCGCCGACGCCATCATCATCTGCACCGGCGGCAACGGAGCCATCTTCGGCAAGTCCACCAACTCCGTCGTATGCACCGGCTCCGCGCAGTCCGCGCTGTATCAGCAGGGCGCGTATTACTCCAACGGCGAGTTCATCCAGGTGCACCCCACCGCCATCCCTGGTGAAGATAAGTTGCGCCTCATGTCGGAATCCGCACGTGGCGAAGGTGGCCGCGTCTGGGTACCGCGCAAGAAGGGCGACCCGCGCCCGGCCAAGACCATCCCCGAGGCCGATCGCTACTACTTCCTCGAAGAGAAGTATCCGAAATACGGCAACCTCGTACCGCGCGATATCGCCACCCGCGAGATTCACAAGATTGTCTACGAGCAGGATCTGGGCATCGACGGCCAGCCGATGGTCTACCTCGACGTGTCGCACATCGACCGCGCCACGCTCGAAAAGAAGATTGAAGGCATCCTCGAAATCTACGAGAAGTTCGTCGGCGAAGACCCGCACGAAGTTCCCATGAAGATCTTCCCCGGCGTCCACTACACCATGGGCGGCCTCTGGGTTGACTTCAACCAGCAGACCAACATCCCCGGCATCTTCGCCGCGGGTGAAGCGGACTATTCCATCCACGGCGCAAACCGCCTCGGTGCAAACTCGCTGCTCTCCTGCATCTACGGTGGCTTCGTCGCCGGACCGCAGGCGATGACCTACGCGAAGAGCCTGCCCACGCAGACCGGCGACGGCGGCCACGCAGCCGAAAAGGTTCGCCAGATGGAGTACAACAACATCCTTCTGCAGAACCAGGGCACGGAGAATCCGTTCAAGCTCTGGCGCGAACTCGGCGACACCATGACGCGTCACGCCACCATCGTTCGCTACAACGCGGGCCTGAAGGAAGCGGACGCCAAGATCGTCGAACTGCTCGAGCGCTACCGCAATATCAATCTGACGGACAAGAGCCAGTGGGCCAACACATCGTTCGCCTTCTCCCGTCAGCTCTACAACATGCTGCAACTCGCACGCGTCATCGTGCAGGGCGCAGAGAAGCGTGACGAAAGCCGCGGCGCACACTACAAGCCGGACTTCCCGGATCGCAACGACGAGCAGTTCCTGAAGTCCACCATGGCCGCATACGACGCAAAGTCAGACGCACCGGTCATCACCTACGAAGAAGTCGACACGCAGTGGATCAAACCACGCCCACGCGTCTACACCAGTTCCTAG